In one Cygnus olor isolate bCygOlo1 chromosome 27, bCygOlo1.pri.v2, whole genome shotgun sequence genomic region, the following are encoded:
- the LOC121060381 gene encoding dynactin subunit 2-like isoform X10 translates to MAAPKFADLPGILPAAAAEELAKCRKEAPVKSPAKALTSIRDTVTFEVYWRPGQDQFALDAKIMELEKRLAQLEATVQCKPISQNLLLVEPMGSSLLETAQILQAKVNILDEVMLDQIEARLKSILGKVNEIAEHEAMVQCANSQSKIHQTYELVQHWDPIASSLPDVVQYLLTLRDLHEEATQVGQVLEDMETMQKEIADALQVNTFLLEVVQKTMKEFLAFVEGNVAETEASIRKLQK, encoded by the exons ATGGCTGCACCCAAGTTTGCTGACCTGCCCGGCATC ctgcctgcagcagcagctgaagaattGGCAAAATGCAGGAAAGAAGCACCAGTGAAGAGCCCTGCCAAGGCCCTGACATCCATCAGAGACACGGTCACGTTTGAGGTGTACTGGAGGCCAGGGCAAGACCAGTTTGCCCTGGATGCCAAG ATAATGGAGCTGGAGAAGCGGCTGGCACAGCTGGAAGCCACAGTGCAGTGCAAGCCCATCAGCCAG AATCTGCTTCTGGTTGAGCCGATGGGTTCCAGCCTCCTG GAGACTGCGCAGATCCTGCAGGCCAAGGTGAACATTTTGGATGAGGTCATGCTGGACCAAATAGAGGCCCGGCTGAAG AGCATCCTGGGGAAGGTGAATGAGATTGCCGAGCATGAAGCAATGGTGCAATGCGCCAACAGCCAGAGCAAG ATCCACCAGACATATGAGTTAGTGCAGCACTGGGACCCCAtagccagcagcctgcctgaTGTGGTGCAGTATCTGCTGACCCTCAGGGACCTGCACGAGGAAG CCACACAGGTTGGGCAGGTCCTTGAGGACATGGAAACCATGCAGAAGGAGATAGCTGATGCTCTCCAGGTCAACACTTTTCTGCTGGAGGTG GTCCAGAAGACAATGAAAGAATTCTTGGCCTTTGTAGAGGGAAACGTTGCTGAGACAGAAGCTAGCAtcaggaagctgcagaagtGA
- the LOC121060381 gene encoding dynactin subunit 2-like isoform X5, with protein sequence MRLYIHVTRPRFILKLVQEVVSMSSCRLRLRSVSWWWSSGVVGMKAEALLECRVNSVMLQQQLLNSAMLHLAVTGTSFVVRLCPSLWSPVWTLSREEWIMELEKRLAQLEATVQCKPISQNLLLVEPMGSSLLETAQILQAKVNILDEVMLDQIEARLKSILGKVNEIAEHEAMVQCANSQSKIHQTYELVQHWDPIASSLPDVVQYLLTLRDLHEEATQVGQVLEDMETMQKEIADALQVNTFLLEVVQKTMKEFLAFVEGNVAETEASIRKLQK encoded by the exons ATGCGCCTATACATACACGTGACTCGTCCCCGCTTCATATTGAAATTAGTTCAAGAAGTCGTTTCCATGAGCTCCTGCCGTCTGCGCTTGCGCAGTGTctcctggtggtggtcgtcaggggtcgtggggatgaag GCTGAAGCCTTGCTGGAATGCCGGGTCAACTCtgtgatgctgcagcagcagctcctcaacTCTGCGATGCTCCACCTTGCTGTGACAGGGACAAGCTTTGTAGTGAGACTCTGCCCGTCACTCTGGTCCCCTgtctggactctttccagggAGGAGTGG ATAATGGAGCTGGAGAAGCGGCTGGCACAGCTGGAAGCCACAGTGCAGTGCAAGCCCATCAGCCAG AATCTGCTTCTGGTTGAGCCGATGGGTTCCAGCCTCCTG GAGACTGCGCAGATCCTGCAGGCCAAGGTGAACATTTTGGATGAGGTCATGCTGGACCAAATAGAGGCCCGGCTGAAG AGCATCCTGGGGAAGGTGAATGAGATTGCCGAGCATGAAGCAATGGTGCAATGCGCCAACAGCCAGAGCAAG ATCCACCAGACATATGAGTTAGTGCAGCACTGGGACCCCAtagccagcagcctgcctgaTGTGGTGCAGTATCTGCTGACCCTCAGGGACCTGCACGAGGAAG CCACACAGGTTGGGCAGGTCCTTGAGGACATGGAAACCATGCAGAAGGAGATAGCTGATGCTCTCCAGGTCAACACTTTTCTGCTGGAGGTG GTCCAGAAGACAATGAAAGAATTCTTGGCCTTTGTAGAGGGAAACGTTGCTGAGACAGAAGCTAGCAtcaggaagctgcagaagtGA
- the LOC121060381 gene encoding uncharacterized protein LOC121060381 isoform X7 has protein sequence MRLYIHVTRPRFILKLVQEVVSMSSCRLRLRSVSWWWSSGVVGMKAEALLECRVNSVMLQQQLLNSAMLHLAVTGTSFVVRLCPSLWSPVWTLSREEWLPAAAAEELAKCRKEAPVKSPAKALTSIRDTVTFEVYWRPGQDQFALDAKSILGKVNEIAEHEAMVQCANSQSKIHQTYELVQHWDPIASSLPDVVQYLLTLRDLHEEATQVGQVLEDMETMQKEIADALQVNTFLLEVVQKTMKEFLAFVEGNVAETEASIRKLQK, from the exons ATGCGCCTATACATACACGTGACTCGTCCCCGCTTCATATTGAAATTAGTTCAAGAAGTCGTTTCCATGAGCTCCTGCCGTCTGCGCTTGCGCAGTGTctcctggtggtggtcgtcaggggtcgtggggatgaag GCTGAAGCCTTGCTGGAATGCCGGGTCAACTCtgtgatgctgcagcagcagctcctcaacTCTGCGATGCTCCACCTTGCTGTGACAGGGACAAGCTTTGTAGTGAGACTCTGCCCGTCACTCTGGTCCCCTgtctggactctttccagggAGGAGTGG ctgcctgcagcagcagctgaagaattGGCAAAATGCAGGAAAGAAGCACCAGTGAAGAGCCCTGCCAAGGCCCTGACATCCATCAGAGACACGGTCACGTTTGAGGTGTACTGGAGGCCAGGGCAAGACCAGTTTGCCCTGGATGCCAAG AGCATCCTGGGGAAGGTGAATGAGATTGCCGAGCATGAAGCAATGGTGCAATGCGCCAACAGCCAGAGCAAG ATCCACCAGACATATGAGTTAGTGCAGCACTGGGACCCCAtagccagcagcctgcctgaTGTGGTGCAGTATCTGCTGACCCTCAGGGACCTGCACGAGGAAG CCACACAGGTTGGGCAGGTCCTTGAGGACATGGAAACCATGCAGAAGGAGATAGCTGATGCTCTCCAGGTCAACACTTTTCTGCTGGAGGTG GTCCAGAAGACAATGAAAGAATTCTTGGCCTTTGTAGAGGGAAACGTTGCTGAGACAGAAGCTAGCAtcaggaagctgcagaagtGA
- the LOC121060381 gene encoding dynactin subunit 2-like isoform X1, whose protein sequence is MRLYIHVTRPRFILKLVQEVVSMSSCRLRLRSVSWWWSSGVVGMKAEALLECRVNSVMLQQQLLNSAMLHLAVTGTSFVVRLCPSLWSPVWTLSREEWLPAAAAEELAKCRKEAPVKSPAKALTSIRDTVTFEVYWRPGQDQFALDAKIMELEKRLAQLEATVQCKPISQNLLLVEPMGSSLLETAQILQAKVNILDEVMLDQIEARLKSILGKVNEIAEHEAMVQCANSQSKIHQTYELVQHWDPIASSLPDVVQYLLTLRDLHEEATQVGQVLEDMETMQKEIADALQVNTFLLEVVQKTMKEFLAFVEGNVAETEASIRKLQK, encoded by the exons ATGCGCCTATACATACACGTGACTCGTCCCCGCTTCATATTGAAATTAGTTCAAGAAGTCGTTTCCATGAGCTCCTGCCGTCTGCGCTTGCGCAGTGTctcctggtggtggtcgtcaggggtcgtggggatgaag GCTGAAGCCTTGCTGGAATGCCGGGTCAACTCtgtgatgctgcagcagcagctcctcaacTCTGCGATGCTCCACCTTGCTGTGACAGGGACAAGCTTTGTAGTGAGACTCTGCCCGTCACTCTGGTCCCCTgtctggactctttccagggAGGAGTGG ctgcctgcagcagcagctgaagaattGGCAAAATGCAGGAAAGAAGCACCAGTGAAGAGCCCTGCCAAGGCCCTGACATCCATCAGAGACACGGTCACGTTTGAGGTGTACTGGAGGCCAGGGCAAGACCAGTTTGCCCTGGATGCCAAG ATAATGGAGCTGGAGAAGCGGCTGGCACAGCTGGAAGCCACAGTGCAGTGCAAGCCCATCAGCCAG AATCTGCTTCTGGTTGAGCCGATGGGTTCCAGCCTCCTG GAGACTGCGCAGATCCTGCAGGCCAAGGTGAACATTTTGGATGAGGTCATGCTGGACCAAATAGAGGCCCGGCTGAAG AGCATCCTGGGGAAGGTGAATGAGATTGCCGAGCATGAAGCAATGGTGCAATGCGCCAACAGCCAGAGCAAG ATCCACCAGACATATGAGTTAGTGCAGCACTGGGACCCCAtagccagcagcctgcctgaTGTGGTGCAGTATCTGCTGACCCTCAGGGACCTGCACGAGGAAG CCACACAGGTTGGGCAGGTCCTTGAGGACATGGAAACCATGCAGAAGGAGATAGCTGATGCTCTCCAGGTCAACACTTTTCTGCTGGAGGTG GTCCAGAAGACAATGAAAGAATTCTTGGCCTTTGTAGAGGGAAACGTTGCTGAGACAGAAGCTAGCAtcaggaagctgcagaagtGA
- the LOC121060381 gene encoding dynactin subunit 2-like isoform X6 — MLQQQLLNSAMLHLAVTGTSFVVRLCPSLWSPVWTLSREEWLPAAAAEELAKCRKEAPVKSPAKALTSIRDTVTFEVYWRPGQDQFALDAKIMELEKRLAQLEATVQCKPISQNLLLVEPMGSSLLETAQILQAKVNILDEVMLDQIEARLKSILGKVNEIAEHEAMVQCANSQSKIHQTYELVQHWDPIASSLPDVVQYLLTLRDLHEEATQVGQVLEDMETMQKEIADALQVNTFLLEVVQKTMKEFLAFVEGNVAETEASIRKLQK, encoded by the exons atgctgcagcagcagctcctcaacTCTGCGATGCTCCACCTTGCTGTGACAGGGACAAGCTTTGTAGTGAGACTCTGCCCGTCACTCTGGTCCCCTgtctggactctttccagggAGGAGTGG ctgcctgcagcagcagctgaagaattGGCAAAATGCAGGAAAGAAGCACCAGTGAAGAGCCCTGCCAAGGCCCTGACATCCATCAGAGACACGGTCACGTTTGAGGTGTACTGGAGGCCAGGGCAAGACCAGTTTGCCCTGGATGCCAAG ATAATGGAGCTGGAGAAGCGGCTGGCACAGCTGGAAGCCACAGTGCAGTGCAAGCCCATCAGCCAG AATCTGCTTCTGGTTGAGCCGATGGGTTCCAGCCTCCTG GAGACTGCGCAGATCCTGCAGGCCAAGGTGAACATTTTGGATGAGGTCATGCTGGACCAAATAGAGGCCCGGCTGAAG AGCATCCTGGGGAAGGTGAATGAGATTGCCGAGCATGAAGCAATGGTGCAATGCGCCAACAGCCAGAGCAAG ATCCACCAGACATATGAGTTAGTGCAGCACTGGGACCCCAtagccagcagcctgcctgaTGTGGTGCAGTATCTGCTGACCCTCAGGGACCTGCACGAGGAAG CCACACAGGTTGGGCAGGTCCTTGAGGACATGGAAACCATGCAGAAGGAGATAGCTGATGCTCTCCAGGTCAACACTTTTCTGCTGGAGGTG GTCCAGAAGACAATGAAAGAATTCTTGGCCTTTGTAGAGGGAAACGTTGCTGAGACAGAAGCTAGCAtcaggaagctgcagaagtGA
- the LOC121060381 gene encoding dynactin subunit 2-like isoform X11, with amino-acid sequence MRLYIHVTRPRFILKLVQEVVSMSSCRLRLRSVSWWWSSGVVGMKAEALLECRVNSVMLQQQLLNSAMLHLAVTGTSFVVRLCPSLWSPVWTLSREEWIMELEKRLAQLEATVQCKPISQSILGKVNEIAEHEAMVQCANSQSKIHQTYELVQHWDPIASSLPDVVQYLLTLRDLHEEATQVGQVLEDMETMQKEIADALQVNTFLLEVVQKTMKEFLAFVEGNVAETEASIRKLQK; translated from the exons ATGCGCCTATACATACACGTGACTCGTCCCCGCTTCATATTGAAATTAGTTCAAGAAGTCGTTTCCATGAGCTCCTGCCGTCTGCGCTTGCGCAGTGTctcctggtggtggtcgtcaggggtcgtggggatgaag GCTGAAGCCTTGCTGGAATGCCGGGTCAACTCtgtgatgctgcagcagcagctcctcaacTCTGCGATGCTCCACCTTGCTGTGACAGGGACAAGCTTTGTAGTGAGACTCTGCCCGTCACTCTGGTCCCCTgtctggactctttccagggAGGAGTGG ATAATGGAGCTGGAGAAGCGGCTGGCACAGCTGGAAGCCACAGTGCAGTGCAAGCCCATCAGCCAG AGCATCCTGGGGAAGGTGAATGAGATTGCCGAGCATGAAGCAATGGTGCAATGCGCCAACAGCCAGAGCAAG ATCCACCAGACATATGAGTTAGTGCAGCACTGGGACCCCAtagccagcagcctgcctgaTGTGGTGCAGTATCTGCTGACCCTCAGGGACCTGCACGAGGAAG CCACACAGGTTGGGCAGGTCCTTGAGGACATGGAAACCATGCAGAAGGAGATAGCTGATGCTCTCCAGGTCAACACTTTTCTGCTGGAGGTG GTCCAGAAGACAATGAAAGAATTCTTGGCCTTTGTAGAGGGAAACGTTGCTGAGACAGAAGCTAGCAtcaggaagctgcagaagtGA
- the LOC121060381 gene encoding dynactin subunit 2-like isoform X8 → MAAPKFADLPGIAWNEPEVYETSNTPEGHQAELEALPAAAAEELAKCRKEAPVKSPAKALTSIRDTVTFEVYWRPGQDQFALDAKIMELEKRLAQLEATVQCKPISQNLLLVEPMGSSLLETAQILQAKVNILDEVMLDQIEARLKSILGKVNEIAEHEAMVQCANSQSKIHQTYELVQHWDPIASSLPDVVQYLLTLRDLHEEATQVGQVLEDMETMQKEIADALQVNTFLLEVVQKTMKEFLAFVEGNVAETEASIRKLQK, encoded by the exons ATGGCTGCACCCAAGTTTGCTGACCTGCCCGGCATC GCATGGAATGAACCAGAGGTTTATGAGACCAGCAACACACCTGAGGGTCACCAGGCTGAGCTGGAGGCG ctgcctgcagcagcagctgaagaattGGCAAAATGCAGGAAAGAAGCACCAGTGAAGAGCCCTGCCAAGGCCCTGACATCCATCAGAGACACGGTCACGTTTGAGGTGTACTGGAGGCCAGGGCAAGACCAGTTTGCCCTGGATGCCAAG ATAATGGAGCTGGAGAAGCGGCTGGCACAGCTGGAAGCCACAGTGCAGTGCAAGCCCATCAGCCAG AATCTGCTTCTGGTTGAGCCGATGGGTTCCAGCCTCCTG GAGACTGCGCAGATCCTGCAGGCCAAGGTGAACATTTTGGATGAGGTCATGCTGGACCAAATAGAGGCCCGGCTGAAG AGCATCCTGGGGAAGGTGAATGAGATTGCCGAGCATGAAGCAATGGTGCAATGCGCCAACAGCCAGAGCAAG ATCCACCAGACATATGAGTTAGTGCAGCACTGGGACCCCAtagccagcagcctgcctgaTGTGGTGCAGTATCTGCTGACCCTCAGGGACCTGCACGAGGAAG CCACACAGGTTGGGCAGGTCCTTGAGGACATGGAAACCATGCAGAAGGAGATAGCTGATGCTCTCCAGGTCAACACTTTTCTGCTGGAGGTG GTCCAGAAGACAATGAAAGAATTCTTGGCCTTTGTAGAGGGAAACGTTGCTGAGACAGAAGCTAGCAtcaggaagctgcagaagtGA
- the LOC121060381 gene encoding dynactin subunit 2-like isoform X2: MRLYIHVTRPRFILKLVQEVVSMSSCRLRLRSVSWWWSSGVVGMKAEALLECRVNSVMLQQQLLNSAMLHLAVTGTSFVVRLCPSLWSPVWTLSREEWLPAAAAEELAKCRKEAPVKSPAKALTSIRDTVTFEVYWRPGQDQFALDAKIMELEKRLAQLEATVQCKPISQETAQILQAKVNILDEVMLDQIEARLKSILGKVNEIAEHEAMVQCANSQSKIHQTYELVQHWDPIASSLPDVVQYLLTLRDLHEEATQVGQVLEDMETMQKEIADALQVNTFLLEVVQKTMKEFLAFVEGNVAETEASIRKLQK, encoded by the exons ATGCGCCTATACATACACGTGACTCGTCCCCGCTTCATATTGAAATTAGTTCAAGAAGTCGTTTCCATGAGCTCCTGCCGTCTGCGCTTGCGCAGTGTctcctggtggtggtcgtcaggggtcgtggggatgaag GCTGAAGCCTTGCTGGAATGCCGGGTCAACTCtgtgatgctgcagcagcagctcctcaacTCTGCGATGCTCCACCTTGCTGTGACAGGGACAAGCTTTGTAGTGAGACTCTGCCCGTCACTCTGGTCCCCTgtctggactctttccagggAGGAGTGG ctgcctgcagcagcagctgaagaattGGCAAAATGCAGGAAAGAAGCACCAGTGAAGAGCCCTGCCAAGGCCCTGACATCCATCAGAGACACGGTCACGTTTGAGGTGTACTGGAGGCCAGGGCAAGACCAGTTTGCCCTGGATGCCAAG ATAATGGAGCTGGAGAAGCGGCTGGCACAGCTGGAAGCCACAGTGCAGTGCAAGCCCATCAGCCAG GAGACTGCGCAGATCCTGCAGGCCAAGGTGAACATTTTGGATGAGGTCATGCTGGACCAAATAGAGGCCCGGCTGAAG AGCATCCTGGGGAAGGTGAATGAGATTGCCGAGCATGAAGCAATGGTGCAATGCGCCAACAGCCAGAGCAAG ATCCACCAGACATATGAGTTAGTGCAGCACTGGGACCCCAtagccagcagcctgcctgaTGTGGTGCAGTATCTGCTGACCCTCAGGGACCTGCACGAGGAAG CCACACAGGTTGGGCAGGTCCTTGAGGACATGGAAACCATGCAGAAGGAGATAGCTGATGCTCTCCAGGTCAACACTTTTCTGCTGGAGGTG GTCCAGAAGACAATGAAAGAATTCTTGGCCTTTGTAGAGGGAAACGTTGCTGAGACAGAAGCTAGCAtcaggaagctgcagaagtGA
- the LOC121060381 gene encoding dynactin subunit 2-like isoform X3 encodes MRLYIHVTRPRFILKLVQEVVSMSSCRLRLRSVSWWWSSGVVGMKAEALLECRVNSVMLQQQLLNSAMLHLAVTGTSFVVRLCPSLWSPVWTLSREEWLPAAAAEELAKCRKEAPVKSPAKALTSIRDTVTFEVYWRPGQDQFALDAKIMELEKRLAQLEATVQCKPISQSILGKVNEIAEHEAMVQCANSQSKIHQTYELVQHWDPIASSLPDVVQYLLTLRDLHEEATQVGQVLEDMETMQKEIADALQVNTFLLEVVQKTMKEFLAFVEGNVAETEASIRKLQK; translated from the exons ATGCGCCTATACATACACGTGACTCGTCCCCGCTTCATATTGAAATTAGTTCAAGAAGTCGTTTCCATGAGCTCCTGCCGTCTGCGCTTGCGCAGTGTctcctggtggtggtcgtcaggggtcgtggggatgaag GCTGAAGCCTTGCTGGAATGCCGGGTCAACTCtgtgatgctgcagcagcagctcctcaacTCTGCGATGCTCCACCTTGCTGTGACAGGGACAAGCTTTGTAGTGAGACTCTGCCCGTCACTCTGGTCCCCTgtctggactctttccagggAGGAGTGG ctgcctgcagcagcagctgaagaattGGCAAAATGCAGGAAAGAAGCACCAGTGAAGAGCCCTGCCAAGGCCCTGACATCCATCAGAGACACGGTCACGTTTGAGGTGTACTGGAGGCCAGGGCAAGACCAGTTTGCCCTGGATGCCAAG ATAATGGAGCTGGAGAAGCGGCTGGCACAGCTGGAAGCCACAGTGCAGTGCAAGCCCATCAGCCAG AGCATCCTGGGGAAGGTGAATGAGATTGCCGAGCATGAAGCAATGGTGCAATGCGCCAACAGCCAGAGCAAG ATCCACCAGACATATGAGTTAGTGCAGCACTGGGACCCCAtagccagcagcctgcctgaTGTGGTGCAGTATCTGCTGACCCTCAGGGACCTGCACGAGGAAG CCACACAGGTTGGGCAGGTCCTTGAGGACATGGAAACCATGCAGAAGGAGATAGCTGATGCTCTCCAGGTCAACACTTTTCTGCTGGAGGTG GTCCAGAAGACAATGAAAGAATTCTTGGCCTTTGTAGAGGGAAACGTTGCTGAGACAGAAGCTAGCAtcaggaagctgcagaagtGA
- the LOC121060381 gene encoding dynactin subunit 2-like isoform X4 has protein sequence MAAPKFADLPGIAWNEPEVYETSNTPEGHQAELEAAWNEPEVYETGDMLKGDQAQLEALPAAAAEELAKCRKEAPVKSPAKALTSIRDTVTFEVYWRPGQDQFALDAKIMELEKRLAQLEATVQCKPISQNLLLVEPMGSSLLETAQILQAKVNILDEVMLDQIEARLKSILGKVNEIAEHEAMVQCANSQSKIHQTYELVQHWDPIASSLPDVVQYLLTLRDLHEEATQVGQVLEDMETMQKEIADALQVNTFLLEVVQKTMKEFLAFVEGNVAETEASIRKLQK, from the exons ATGGCTGCACCCAAGTTTGCTGACCTGCCCGGCATC GCATGGAATGAACCAGAGGTTTATGAGACCAGCAACACACCTGAGGGTCACCAGGCTGAGCTGGAGGCG GCATGGAACGAACCAGAGGTCTATGAGACCGGTGACATGCTCAAAGGCGACCAGGCCCAGTTGGAGGCG ctgcctgcagcagcagctgaagaattGGCAAAATGCAGGAAAGAAGCACCAGTGAAGAGCCCTGCCAAGGCCCTGACATCCATCAGAGACACGGTCACGTTTGAGGTGTACTGGAGGCCAGGGCAAGACCAGTTTGCCCTGGATGCCAAG ATAATGGAGCTGGAGAAGCGGCTGGCACAGCTGGAAGCCACAGTGCAGTGCAAGCCCATCAGCCAG AATCTGCTTCTGGTTGAGCCGATGGGTTCCAGCCTCCTG GAGACTGCGCAGATCCTGCAGGCCAAGGTGAACATTTTGGATGAGGTCATGCTGGACCAAATAGAGGCCCGGCTGAAG AGCATCCTGGGGAAGGTGAATGAGATTGCCGAGCATGAAGCAATGGTGCAATGCGCCAACAGCCAGAGCAAG ATCCACCAGACATATGAGTTAGTGCAGCACTGGGACCCCAtagccagcagcctgcctgaTGTGGTGCAGTATCTGCTGACCCTCAGGGACCTGCACGAGGAAG CCACACAGGTTGGGCAGGTCCTTGAGGACATGGAAACCATGCAGAAGGAGATAGCTGATGCTCTCCAGGTCAACACTTTTCTGCTGGAGGTG GTCCAGAAGACAATGAAAGAATTCTTGGCCTTTGTAGAGGGAAACGTTGCTGAGACAGAAGCTAGCAtcaggaagctgcagaagtGA
- the LOC121060381 gene encoding dynactin subunit 2-like isoform X9, protein MRLYIHVTRPRFILKLVQEVVSMSSCRLRLRSVSWWWSSGVVGMKAEALLECRVNSVMLQQQLLNSAMLHLAVTGTSFVVRLCPSLWSPVWTLSREEWIMELEKRLAQLEATVQCKPISQETAQILQAKVNILDEVMLDQIEARLKSILGKVNEIAEHEAMVQCANSQSKIHQTYELVQHWDPIASSLPDVVQYLLTLRDLHEEATQVGQVLEDMETMQKEIADALQVNTFLLEVVQKTMKEFLAFVEGNVAETEASIRKLQK, encoded by the exons ATGCGCCTATACATACACGTGACTCGTCCCCGCTTCATATTGAAATTAGTTCAAGAAGTCGTTTCCATGAGCTCCTGCCGTCTGCGCTTGCGCAGTGTctcctggtggtggtcgtcaggggtcgtggggatgaag GCTGAAGCCTTGCTGGAATGCCGGGTCAACTCtgtgatgctgcagcagcagctcctcaacTCTGCGATGCTCCACCTTGCTGTGACAGGGACAAGCTTTGTAGTGAGACTCTGCCCGTCACTCTGGTCCCCTgtctggactctttccagggAGGAGTGG ATAATGGAGCTGGAGAAGCGGCTGGCACAGCTGGAAGCCACAGTGCAGTGCAAGCCCATCAGCCAG GAGACTGCGCAGATCCTGCAGGCCAAGGTGAACATTTTGGATGAGGTCATGCTGGACCAAATAGAGGCCCGGCTGAAG AGCATCCTGGGGAAGGTGAATGAGATTGCCGAGCATGAAGCAATGGTGCAATGCGCCAACAGCCAGAGCAAG ATCCACCAGACATATGAGTTAGTGCAGCACTGGGACCCCAtagccagcagcctgcctgaTGTGGTGCAGTATCTGCTGACCCTCAGGGACCTGCACGAGGAAG CCACACAGGTTGGGCAGGTCCTTGAGGACATGGAAACCATGCAGAAGGAGATAGCTGATGCTCTCCAGGTCAACACTTTTCTGCTGGAGGTG GTCCAGAAGACAATGAAAGAATTCTTGGCCTTTGTAGAGGGAAACGTTGCTGAGACAGAAGCTAGCAtcaggaagctgcagaagtGA